In Phacochoerus africanus isolate WHEZ1 chromosome 14, ROS_Pafr_v1, whole genome shotgun sequence, one genomic interval encodes:
- the CCR10 gene encoding C-C chemokine receptor type 10 — translation MGTVPAEQVSWGPYSGDYEEAYSAEPLPELCHKADVQAFSRAFQPSVSLTVAALGLAGNGLVLATHLAARRAARSPTSAHLLQLALADLLLALTLPFAAAGALQGWSLGSVTCRAISGLYSASFHAGFLFLACISADRYVAIARALPAGPRPSAPGRAHLVSVVVWLLSLLLALPALLFSQDGQREGQRRCRLIFPEGLTQTVKGASAVAQVVLGFALPLGVMAACYALLGRTLLATRGPERRRALRVVVALVAAFVILQLPYSLALLLDTADLLAARERSCPASKRKDLALLVTGGLALARCGLNPVLYAFLGLRFRQDLRRLLRSGGCSPGPHPRGRCPRRPRLSSCSAPTETNSVSSWDH, via the exons ATGGGGACTGTGCCCGCAGagcag GTTTCCTGGGGCCCCTACTCCGGGGACTATGAAGAGGCATATTCTGCTGAACCGTTGCCAGAGCTCTGCCACAAGGCTGATGTCCAGGCCTTCAGTCGGGCCTTCCAACCCAGTGTCTCTTTGACCGTGGCTGCTCTGGGTCTGGCGGGCAATGGCCTGGTCCTGGCCACCCATCTGGCGGCCCGTCGCGCTGCCCGCTCGCCTACCTCCGCCCACCTGCTCCAGCTGGCCCTGGCCGACCTCCTGCTGGCTCTGACTCTGCCCTTTGCTGCAGCCGGGGCTCTGCAGGGCTGGAGTCTGGGAAGTGTCACCTGCCGCGCCATTTCGGGCCTCTACTCGGCCTCCTTCCACGCCGGCTTCCTCTTCCTGGCCTGTATCAGCGCcgaccgctacgtggccatcgcGCGAGCCCTCCCAGCTGGACCGAGACCCTCCGCGCCGGGCCGGGCACACTTGGTCTCCGTCGTCGTGTGGCTGTTATCGCTGCTCCTGGCGCTGCCTGCTCTCCTTTTCAGCCAGGACGGCCAGCGGGAAGGCCAGCGGCGCTGCCGTCTCATCTTCCCCGAGGGCCTCACGCAGACGGTGAAGGGGGCGAGCGCCGTAGCGCAGGTGGTCCTGGGCTTCGCGCTGCCGCTGGGCGTCATGGCGGCCTGCTACGCGCTCCTGGGCCGCACGCTGCTGGCCACCAGGGGGCCCGAGCGCCGGCGCGCGCTGCGCGTCGTGGTGGCCCTGGTGGCGGCGTTTGTGATACTGCAGCTGCCCTACAGTCTCGCCCTGCTGTTGGATACTGCTGACCTACTGGCGGCCCGCGAGCGGAGCTGCCCTGCCAGCAAGcgcaaggatctggcactgctggtgACCGGAGGCTTGGCCCTCGCCCGCTGCGGCCTCAACCCAGTGCTCTACGCATTTCTGGGCCTGCGCTTCCGCCAGGACCTGCGGAGGCTGCTTCGGAGTGGGGGCTGCAGTCCAGGGCCTCACCCCCGCGGCCGCTGCCCCCGCCGGCCCCGCCTTTCTTCCTGTTCGGCTCCCACTGAGACCAACAGTGTCTCCTCCTGGGATCACTAG
- the CNTNAP1 gene encoding contactin-associated protein 1, translating to MMRLRLFCILLAAVSGARGWGYYGCDEELVGPLYARSLGASSYYGLFTAPRFARLHGISGWSPRIGDPNPWLQIDLMKKHRIRAVATQGSFNSWDWVTRYMLLYGDRVDSWTPFYQQGHNSTFFGNVNESGVVRHDLHYHFTARYIRIVPLAWNPRGKIGLRLGIYGCPYKSDVLYFDGDDAISYRFPRGVSRSLWDVFAFSFKTEEKDGLLLHAEGAQGDYVTLELQGAHLVLHMSLGSSPIQPRPGHTTVSAGGVLNDQHWHYVRVDRFGRDANLTLDGYVHRFVLNGDFERLNLDNEMFIGGLVGAAQKNLAYRHNFRGCIENVIFNRVNIADLAVRRHSRITFEGKVAFRCLDPVPHPINFGGPHNFVQVPGFPRRGRLAVSFRFRTWDLTGLLLFSSLGDGLGHVELTLSEGQVNVSIVQTGRKKLQFAAGYRLNDGFWHEVNFVAQENHAVISIDDVEGAEVRVSYPLLIRTGTSYFFGGCPKPASRWGCHSNQTAFHGCMELLKVDGQLVNLTLVEFRRLGYYAEVLFDTCGITDRCSPNMCEHDGRCYQSWDDFICYCELTGYKGETCHQPLYKESCEAYRLSGKTSGNFTIDPDGSGPLKPFVVYCDIRENRAWTVVRHDRLWTTRVTGSSMERPFLGAVQYWNASWEEVSALANASQHCEQWIEFSCYNSRLLNTAGGYPYSFWIGRNEEQHFYWGGSQPGIQRCACGLDRSCVDPALHCNCDADQPQWRTDRGLLTFVDHLPVTQVVVGDTNRSSSEAQFFLRPLRCYGDRNSWNTISFHTGAALRFPPIRANHSLDVSFYFRTSAPSGVFLENMGGPHCQWRRPYVRVELNTSRDVVFAFDVGNGDENLTVHSDDFEFNDDEWHLVRAEINVKQARLRVDHRPWVLRPMPLQTYIWLEYDRPLYVGSAELKRRPFIGCLRAMRLNGVTLNLEGRANASEGTSPNCTGHCAHPRFPCFHGGRCVERYSYYTCDCELTAFDGPYCNHDIGGFFEPGTWVRYNLQSALRSAAREFSHMLSRPVPGYEPGYIPGYDTPGYVPGYHGPGYRLPDYPRPGRPVPGYRGPVYNVTGEEVSFSFSTHSAPAVLLYVSSFVRDYMAVLIKEDGTLQLRYQLGTSPYVYQLTTRPVTDGQPHSVNITRVYRNLFIQVDYFPLTEQKFSLLVDSQLDSPKALYLGRVMETGVIDPEIQRYNTPGFSGCLSGVRFNNVAPLKTHFRTPRPMTAELAEALRVQGELSESNCGAMPRLVSEVPPELDPWYLPPDFPYYHDDGWVAILLGFLVAFLLLGLVGMLVLFYLQNHRYKGSYHTNEPKATHDYHPGSKPPLPTSGPAAAPAPGPGPAPAPTPASAPAPAPAPGPRDQNLPQILEESRSE from the exons ATGATGCGTCTCCGGCTCTTCTGCATCCTGCTCGCCGCGGTCTCAGGAGCCCGGGGATGGGGCTACT ACGGCTGTGATGAGGAGCTGGTCGGGCCCCTGTACGCTCGCTCCCTGGGCGCCTCCTCCTACTATGGGCTCTTCACTGCGCCGCGCTTTGCCCGGCTGCACG GCATAAGCGGGTGGTCTCCCCGGATTGGGGACCCGAATCCCTGGCTCCAGATCGACCTCATGAAGAagcaccggatccgagctgtggccACGCAGGGCTCCTTTAACTCTTGGGACTGGGTCACACGGTACATGCTGCTCTACGGTGACCGAGTGGACAGCTGGACACCGTTCTATCAGCAAGGGCACAACTCG ACCTTCTTCGGTAACGTGAACGAGTCGGGGGTGGTTCGCCACGACCTGCACTACCACTTCACCGCGCGCTACATCCGCATTGTGCCCTTGGCCTGGAACCCGCGCGGCAAGATCGGCCTGAGGCTCGGCATCTACGGCTGCCCTTACA AGTCCGACGTGCTCTATTTCGACGGCGATGATGCCATCTCCTACCGCTTCCCGCGAGGGGTCAGCCGGAGTCTGTGGGACGTGTTCGCCTTCAGCTTCAAGACGGAAGAGAAGGACGGGCTCCTGTTGCATGCCGAGGGCGCCCAGGGCGACTACGTGACACTCGAGCTGCAGGGGGCGCATCTGGTGCTGCACATGAGCCTGG gcAGCAGCCCCATCCAGCCAAGGCCGGGTCACACCACTGTGAGCGCTGGCGGCGTCCTCAATGACCAGCACTGGCATTACGTGCGCGTGGACAGATTTGGCCGAGATGCAAATCTCACCCTGGACGGCTATGTGCATCGCTTCGTGCTCAACGGGGACTTCGAGAGACTGAACCTGGACAATGAG ATGTTCATCGGGGGTCTGGTGGGCGCTGCACAGAAGAACCTTGCCTATCGGCATAATTTCCGAGGCTGCATAGAAAATGTAATCTTCAACCGAGTCAACATCGCGGACCTGGCCGTGCGGCGCCATTCGCGGATCACCTTCGAG GGTAAGGTGGCATTCCGTTGCCTGGACCCGGTTCCTCACCCCATCAACTTCGGAGGGCCTCACAATTTCGTGCAAGTGCCTGGCTTCCCCCGCCGCGGCCGCCTCGCTGTCTCTTTCCGCTTCCGCACCTGGGATCTCACCGGGCTGCTACTTTTCTCCAGCCTCGGGGACGGGCTGGGCCACGTGGAGCTGACGCTCAGTGAAGGGCAGGTCAACGTGTCCATCGTGCAGACCGGCAGAAAGAAGCTTCAGTTCGCTGCTG GGTACCGCCTGAATGATGGCTTTTGGCATGAGGTGAATTTTGTGGCACAGGAAAACCATGCAGTCATCAGCATTGATGATGTGGAGGGAGCAGAGGTCAGGGTCTCATACCCACTGCTGATTCGTACAGGAACCTCATACTTCTTTGGAG GTTGTCCCAAGCCAGCCAGTCGATGGGGCTGCCACTCCAACCAGACGGCTTTCCATGGCTGCATGGAGCTGCTCAAGGTGGATGGTCAACTGGTCAACCTGACTCTGGTGGAGTTCCGGCGGCTTGGATACTATGCTGAGGTCCTCTTTGACACATGTGGCATCACTGATAG GTGCAGCCCGAACATGTGTGAGCATGATGGACGCTGCTACCAGTCTTGGGATGACTTCATCTGCTACTGTGAACTGACAGGCTACAAGGGGGAGACCTGCCACCAAC CTTTGTATAAGGAATCCTGTGAGGCTTATCGGCTCAGTGGGAAAACGTCTGGAAACTTCACCATTGATCCTGATGGCAGTGGCCCCCTGAAGCCGTTTGTAGTGTACTGTGATATCCGAG agaaCCGGGCGTGGACAGTTGTGCGGCATGACAGGCTGTGGACCACTCGGGTGACAGGGTCTAGCATGGAGCGGCCATTCCTCGGGGCTGTCCAGTACTGGAATGCATCCTGGGAGGAAGTCAGTGCCCTGGCCAACGCTTCCCAACACTGTGAGCAATGGATTGAGTTCTCCTGCTACAATTCCCGGCTCCTCAACACTGCAG GAGGCTATCCCTACAGCTTTTGGATTGGCCGAAACGAGGAGCAGCACTTCTACTGGGGCGGCTCACAGCCCGGGATCCAGCGCTGTGCCTGTGGTCTGGACCGGAGCTGTGTGGACCCCGCTCTGCATTGTAACTGTGATGCCGACCAGCCCCAGTG GAGAACCGACAGGGGCCTGCTGACCTTTGTGGACCATTTGCCTGTCActcaggtggtggtgggggacacGAACCGTTCCAGTTCTGAGGCCCAGTTCTTCCTGAGGCCTCTGCGCTGCTACGGCGATC GCAATTCCTGGAACACCATCTCCTTCCACACTGGGGCTGCGCTGCGCTTCCCCCCGATCCGGGCCAACCACAGCCTTGATGTCTCCTTCTACTTCAGGACCTCGGCTCCCTCAGGAGTCTTCCTAGAGAATATGGGGGGCCCTCACTGCCAGTGGCGCCGACCTTACGTGCGGGTGGAACTCAATA CATCCCGGGATGTGGTCTTCGCCTTTGATGTGGGGAATGGGGATGAGAACCTGACCGTGCACTCGGATGACTTTGAGTTCAACGATGACGAGTGGCACCTGGTCCGGGCTGAAATCAACGTGAAGCAGGCCCGGCTCCGCGTGGATCACCGGCCCTGGGTGCTGCGGCCGATGCCCCTGCAGACCTACATCTGGCTGGAGTATGACCGGCCCCTCTATGTTG GATCTGCGGAGCTTAAGAGGCGGCCCTTCATAGGTTGCTTGAGGGCCATGCGTCTGAATGGAGTGACCCTGAACCTGGAGGGCCGTGCCAATGCCTCTGAGGGTACCTCGCCCAACTGCACGGGCCACTGTGCCCACCCTCGCTTCCCCTGTTTCCACGGAGGCCGCTGCGTGGAGCGCTACAGCTACTATACCTGTGACTGTGAACTCACGGCTTTCGATGGGCCATATTGCAACCACG ATATTGGCGGCTTCTTTGAGCCCGGCACCTGGGTGCGCTATAACCTCCAGTCGGCGCTGCGCTCTGCAGCCCGGGAGTTCTCCCACATGCTGAGCCGTCCGGTGCCTGGCTACGAGCCTGGCTACATCCCTGGCTATGACACTCCCGGCTACGTGCCTGGCTACCACGGCCCAGGGTACCGTCTGCCTGACTACCCTCGGCCTGGCCGGCCGGTGCCGGGCTACCGTGGGCCTGTCTACAATGTGACTGGAGAAGAGGTGTCCTTCAGCTTCAGCACCCACTCCGCCCCTGCCGTCCTGCTCTACGTCAGCTCCTTTGTGCGTGACTACATGGCCGTGCTCATCAAGGAAGACG ggaCCCTGCAGCTGCGCTATCAGCTGGGGACCAGCCCCTACGTGTACCAACTAACCACCCGCCCTGTCACTGACGGCCAGCCCCACAGCGTCAACATCACCCGGGTTTACCGCAACCTCTTCATCCAG GTGGACTACTTCCCCCTGACAGAACAGAAGTTCTCACTGTTGGTGGACAGCCAGCTGGACTCCCCCAAGGCCTTGTATCTGGGGCGAGTGATGG AGACGGGAGTGATTGACCCGGAGATCCAGCGCTACAACACACCGGGTTTCTCGGGCTGCCTATCTGGTGTTCGATTCAATAACGTGGCTCCCCTCAAGACCCACTTCCGAACACCTCGACCCATGACCGCGGAGCTGGCTGAGGCCCTTCGAGTTCAGGGAGAACTGTCTGAGTCTAACTGCGGAGCCATGCCACGTCTGGTCTCAGAGGTGCCACCTGAGCTGGATCCCTGGTATCTGCCCCCAG ACTTCCCGTACTACCATGACGACGGATGGGTCGCCATACTTCTGGGAT ttttggtGGCCTTTCTGCTGCTGGGGCTGGTGGGAATGCTGGTGCTCTTCTATCTGCAAAATCATCGTTACAAGGGCTCCTACCACACCAATGAGCCCAAGGCCACTCATGATTACCACCCCGGCAGCAAACCTCCCCTACCTACTTCAGGCCCGGCCGCTGCCCCGGCCCCGGGCCcgggcccggccccggccccgacACCAGCttccgccccagccccagccccagcccctggcccccggGATCAAAACCTACCCCAGATCCTGGAGGAGTCCAGGTCTGAATGA